The genomic DNA GCAACAGTTTCACTAAATGCTGCATTAATGTACCCAAATACGTTTGGGAATGTCGCGATGCATTCACCTTTTGTAAATGATGAGCTAATAGAGAAAGTTAAAAACTTCCCTAACCCTTATTTGCTGAAACTTTACCATATTATTGGAACAGATGAGCTTGAGGTCGAAACAACTAACGGTCAAGTGCAAGACTTTTTGACTCCTAATCGTAAATTGAATGAAGTCATTACCGAACGTGGTTTTGAATACTTTTATGAGGAATTTGACGGAAATCATATGTGGCGTTACTGGCAACCTGACATTGCAAGGACATTACAATACATGCTTGTTCATATCTAATTAATAAGTGTGAAAATTATAATAAATTTGTTATAATAAGAGGGAAAATCAACTTTTATAAACCGTAATTTTTAGTAATACCCTTTAACGATAATAGGAGGGAAAACGAATGAAATTTGGAATTGTTATTTTTCCAGCTAAAAAACTACAAGACACTGTAAATTCCTACCGAAAACGCTATGATCCACATTATTCATTGATTCCACCACATGTAACTCTCAAAGAGCCATTTGCAGTGAATGATGATGAAATCGAACAAATTGTTCAAGATCTCCGTTCTATATCAAAAGAGGTTGACCCATTTTCTCTCGAAGTATACAAAGCGAAGTCTTTTCATCCCGTGACAAATACAATCTATTATGCAGTAAAACCACATGAATCATTATTATCTCTTCATGAGAGCTTACATTCTGGTAATTTTGTAAACGAAAAGGAATTCGGGTTTGTCCCTCACATTACAATCGGGCAAAAGCTTTCTGATCAAGAACATTCTGACGTTCTAGGTCGCATGAATATGATGAATATTAATCATGAAGAAATGATTGATCGATTTCACCTATTATATCAATTAGAAAATGGCTCATGGACTGTACATGAAACATTTCAGCTTGGAGACAAAAAAGCGGATTAACAAATAACTACCTTTTACATAGAAGGACGAACTAGGTTTCCCTAGTTCGTCCTTCTGTTTTATACCGTGAGATTTGACCTTTATAAAAGGTATAATTCCTACTTCTTTGAACTTAATCTATCTTGAAAAATTGATGAACAATTTACTCCATTTTCCCTCATAACAACCTGTCATTTTTCACATGCTAAGGGCGACTAGTCTTTTAAGGGGATGGGGTGAATAGAGTGACATATGGACAAACAGCTATCGAATTAGTTATTGGTTTTATTGCATTGTTTTTCACAACGAAAATCCTTGGTAAATCTCAAATTACCCAAATCACAACCTTTGATTTCATTTCTGCCCTCGTTCTTGGAGAACTAGTAGGAAATGCTCTCTATGATGATGATGTTCGTATATATAGAGTTTTATTTGCTGTAAGTTTATGGACGAGTTTAATTTTATTACTTGAAGTTATTACACAGAAATTCAAACGAACTAGACATTTCCTTGAAGGGCAACCTTCAATAATTATTCGCAAAGGGGAAATCCATAAGGAGAGCTTAAAGAAGAATAAACTTGATGTGAATCAATTGCAACATCTACTTCGAACAAAGGATGTATTCTCACTTCGTGAAGTTGAATACGCATTACTTGAAACAGACGGTTCAATTAGTATTCTAAAACGTTCAGGTTATGCTACACCTACAAGAAACGATTTTAATTTACCTGAAGAGAAAGTTGTTTTACCTGTAACAATTATCATCGATGGAGAAGTGATTTTGGATAACCTACAATCAATTGGATTCGATGAAGCATGGTTAAAAAGTCAACTTCGATCACATGGAGCAGCCAATTTCAGTGATGTGATGTATGCAGAATGGAAAGAAGGAGAATCCATTTATATTGAAAAGTATTAAAACGAATACTAACACTAACGAATTAAGTTATCGTTTAAAGTAGGCGTTTTTAATAAAGCATCCATACATAATAATTACAAATATATTTCTCATCATTAGGAAATTATTGAAAATCTGCTATTCTTAAGAGTTACTGATCATTACAATTTTAAATAATTCATAATATTATTACGCATATTCATTAAAATTCAAGCCCGTACCCGTTATTTCTGCGTAACATGCGTCAATAATTTCTAGATCAACCTCTTTTACAAGTGGTTCATACTCTACTCTTTTTTTCTCGGCTAATCGATGATTTTCATGATACTTTTCCATTTGATACTCATTCAACTTAATTTTTGTACTTGTCTTGTGAACAGGTTTTATGCCTAACGCTCGCTCACGGTTCATCTCAACACGTTTGTGGTATTCTCTATATTGGTGATGATTAATAGGTAAAATATATCCCACTTCAAATCACCTCCTATTTGCTTAAACTGACGTTTAACAAAAGGCTACTTATACACTACTAATTTACCCTATTTGGTATAAAATAAAACTTATTTGGAATATTATTCATTAATCTTCCAATATAGTGCTACCATACTTCCATTTGACGTTGAACATTTATCACTTTAAACCTATTAATAAGGGGAAAAAACGCCTACTACTAAATGTATGTGCTTTTTTAAGATATGTTCCTAAATATAAAAAACTGAGACATTTGTTATATGCCTCAGTTTTGCTCCTTCGTCTATGTTCTTACATTGAACTCACATAATCATAAATATTTTTTCCAATTAAAAATACAGTGACGATGATAAATAATCCTCTAACATATGTAACACCTTGTTTAATTGCAAAATTAGAACCAACAAAAGCCCCTAAAACCATCGCAATTCCCATTGGTATACCATATGAAAAGACTACAGCATCAAGATGAATAAACATTATTAACGCAGCTATGTTACTTCCGAAGTTCAAAAATTTTGCATTTCCTGCTGATTGTACGAAGTCAAAACCGATTATTAAAAATGCAAATAAAATAAATGAACCTGTTCCAGCACCAAAAAAACCATCGTAAAAGCCAATAAGTGTAATAATAAGAGCAAATATAGAAGCTTTTTTCCAAGTTAGCTTTCGATACGTTGATTTACTTCCCCAGTCTTTTTTTATTATTGTGTAAATGGCTACAGCAATTAAGAGAACTAACACTAATGGTTTTAATATATCAGGCGATACATCATTTACAATGTATGCCCCTAATAACGATCCACAAAAAACAAGGGGTAACAATCTAATAACTAACCGAAAATCAACATGACCTGATCTAATAAAGGCTATTGTACTCGTTAATGACCCCATTGAACTCGCTAACTTATTAGTAGCAATTGCTGCTGAAGGTGAGAGACCTGAAAATAATAATGCAGGAATAGAAATTAAGCCACCACCTCCTACTACTGCATCTATGAATGCCGCTAGAAACCCAAAGCTGAATAACAATACTATCGTATATATGCTTATATCTTCCATCCATATTCCCCCTACAGATCATGGACCATTCACTTTTTTTCTTTAGATGAATCACAATCCATTAGTCACTACTTAAATAGTAACCTACAGTGAACTATATGTAAATGTTTAATTACATCATTTTCCTATTCACATACCTCAACTTCAACGAGGTTATGTTATGATAATTTAAGTACTAATTAATGGAGGATACTATGGAGGAAATAATTCAAAAACTTCAATCACTAGGCTTTAGCCAATATGAAGCAAAAGCATATGTTTCTCTAGTTCATCAAGGTCAAACAAGTGCATATCAAGTAAGTAAGACATCTGGAATTCCGAGAGCTCGCATCTACGAGATTTTAAATGGACTTGAAGAACAAGGCATTGTTATTAAAAATAAAATTAATGATTCTGTTCAATATTCTCCTTTACCAGTTGAAATTTTCTTAGAGTCCGCTAAAGCAAAATGGACTGATACATATGATTACATTAGTGATACTCTAAAACACCTTGAAAAAACAGAACCCTTTGTTGACAATAAAGTAATAACGCTCAAAGGAAAATCACACATATTGGCCTATTGCAGAACAATACTACAAAAAGCAGAAAAAAAAATTATTGTTTCACTATGGAATGAGATGTATTCAGAACTTGAACATGAATTGAAAAGTAAAACATCAAATTGTGATTTAAAAGGAATTTGCTTTGAAGTTGAGAATCCATTATCAGGATTAGAACTTCATCGAAAGACAAGTTATACAAAAAATATTGGGACAAATAAATGGTTCATCCTTTCCATTGATGGTCGTGAAATGATCTATGGTACTTCTATTAATGAAAGAGATACTGCATTTTACACAGATGACCCTGTTCATATCTATTTGCTTGAGAATTATATATGGCACGATGTATTAGTCAATCGGATTGTCAAACAAACTGAAATTGATATGGAGAATTGGATCGCAAAAGAAAGAGATGATTTCTTCCATATAGAATGAACCTTCAAGCAGCTGTGACTTTTCTTCATCATCTATGGATAGTTTGTTAACCTAATAAAAATAATATCTCCCTTCACTTGATCCTTAGTTTAAAAGTAGAAGTCATAGTGGTCGTTAAGCTAACAAAAATAATAGTACCTTATAAATCAGACAGTGGTACGCGTCTATTTTATAAGGTACTGCTTACATCATATAATTAAATCCAAGAAAAAGGTGGACGTCTATTCGTATTTTCTTCCACCTGCTCTTGTTCCGTCGAACCTTCTACCTCATTTGTCTCTGGTTCAACACCTTCTGCTTGTGATTCGACTACTTCCTCCTCTGGAGCTGCCTGTTGTGGAGCACGAAAACCAAACCATGAGTTAAGTGGCTGTCGACGCGGTGCTGGCGGCGGTGTTGTCGGTGGTTCAAAGACCACTTCATTCGCTTGAAGAATTAACTTATCAACATGAATCACCTTTGGCTTCTTTTCCTCACTCATTATTTCACCTCCTTCAATGACTTATTTGTGTTTATAACCTTTCCCACAACCACATCCATTGCTTGGATTGAATGATTTCGATGATGTACTACTGAAGATTCTTGGATAAGACGAACCTGTATTTTTGAGATTAGCCGATTTTTTACTAATAGTTCGATGAGTGCCCCTTCTTCTCATTCAATTTCCTCCTTTCAATACTGCTCTGACCTGATATAGTCTATGAACCATTACTTGAAATTGTTCAGTACGTCCAAGGCTTATAGAAAAGAAAGGCTATTGCCTATCAATACTATCTTTCTATCTGCTTTTCAATCCTTCAAAAAACCAAGCATGCTGATGCTCTGGATTATAATTGCTTCCATCTTCATTAAAAAAAGAATTTTGTTCAACTATCCCTTGAATTTGTCTAGAACCAAGAAATGATTCATCACTATTGCGGTTTTTTAACTGTTTGATTTGATTTTTATACATGTCAATATCTTGCTTCGCATCATCTAATTGTTGTTGAAGGTCCTCATAATCCTGTTCGTACTGCTTTCTTTCTATAAACATTTTCTTCTCTAAATTCGATGTTGGTTCTATTTGTTTCTCAAGCTCCTCTACTTTCTCTCTATAATAAGTAAGCTCTGACTTCAACCTCGTAACAAACCGCTTCCACTGAGCATCCGAATACTTACGTTCCATTTACAATTCCTCCTCTTCTTCATACTCACCTATTTATATGCAATCTAATAATAATCTGTGTATTCGCCCGTTTATGAAATTAGGCGCCGTTTATCGCACACTTATTCTAGACATTCATACTATAAAAGTAGTCCCGTACCTAACAATGAAATACTTGCTTAGGGATAAATAATAATGAGGAGGGCTTTAAACAAATGAGCCATAAACCAAAGAAAGAAAATATTTGTATCAGAGTCCCGAAGGTTTATGATTGGGTCACACGCCAAGTTGATCTTCCATTAATTAGTTTTACTGGAAAACAATTAAATCAACTTAAATTTGATTGTGACTTAGAACCGTGTGGTGATAATGGCCATATTCGCAATATCTGTGAATTCTTAGAGCGTGAGGGCATTGATGATGTAATTGTTGACTGCTTCTTAAGTGACAGATATGGTAACCGTATTGATCCGAAAAAAGACAATGGTGTTCTTTGTCAAGAAATTATTCAACCAAATGGACGTGAAGAAGTCAAAGTTAAGTTACCTGATGGTGATGAGGTAACACTTCAGAAAGTAAAAGTTCTTCTAAAAGGATTCGTAGGGATTGAACTGTTGTCTCATAATGGTGAAGTGCTTTGCCACTTAGACGAAGGAATCCCATTTGCAACTGCACAAACATTCTTCTTATGTGCACCTAAAGGTACTGAAGTTAATTGTCACCTATCATTCTTTGAATGTGATGCAAGTTTGATTTGTACTGATGATTTTGAGCAACTTGATATCTCCATCACTCTTTGCATTGAAGTTCAAATGGAAGCTTACGTAAAAATCGAAGTTGAGGGGAAATTCTGTGAACCACGTCCAGAATTACCAATTTCACCGGTCTTATGTTCAACAGAAAAGTTCCCACCTCAATGTCCAGATGTATTTCCAAATGATGATCGAAAAGATTGCTAATTGAATCAGTAAGCTGCTGCACTCGCAGCAGCTTTTCGTATTTTTTCGTAAATGTTTACATACATATAAATGAAGTACAGGATTGTTTTGGAGGTGAAGAGATGTCGAATAACCTTTCTACAGATGATAACCTTGAGCTTCATGAAGTTCACTCACTTCTTGAGCAGGCAGAACAAAAGTTAAAAAAGTTAAAAATTATAGCTTCGACTGAAGATTTGAATAATCCAATTCAAAACGAACTTTCATTTGAATCTATGTTTCAATACTCTGTCATTCTGCCATCGTCTGATGAACATTTGCATAATACCTTCGTAATTGGAAATTTTCAGATTCACAACACTGGCGCTGAAACAATGAACAACCCACTCATTTGTTTAGAAATTTCCCCATCACAACATAGCTCAATTAGTGGGAAAATTTCATATGGAAAAGGGAATTCAGACGAAGACTCTTTATATGGTTCAAACGAGGAATGGAAATATTTAGAGTATGATTGGCGCAAAAAAGGTAGTAAACGGGGTGAACATTGGCTTAAACCACTTCATGCTGATAACATTGCTCCAGGAGAAACATTAACTTTTTCAAATTTCCAGCTCAAATTTTCAGAAAAAGCTGAAGGGGAATTATCTCTTGCTGGTTTTGTCTATTGCAAGGAAGATTCGAAAGGGAGAGCTTCTAAAAATCGTATTGTCTTACATTTACCGTCAAAATCATAACAAACTTATTCGAAAGCTGAAATTATGTAGAGAATGAAATTTCTTCACAATTAATAAATCACCCGGATTGGTACGGGTGATTTATTATTTTATTCATTCAACTTTTGAACAATTACTTCAAGAAATGCAGCACCACCAGCCAATGCTAATATGAAGACGATAAACTCAAAAATTTCAGGAAGAAACCAAATTCCTAAAACTAATAAGATTGTACTCCACATCCCTGTACACCAATAACAACTTAATAGTTCACCGATCCAGTGCCTTAACCCGCTTCCCCTTATTTCAAGGTAAGTTTCAACATTGCCTTCGGCATCTTCTTCTTCCACTAATTCATGAAATGGCTTGCGGATAAACGATGTAATTTGGTCATAAACAATCAACCTCGTTAGGCGAAAGCTTGCAAATATAAGCATCATTATTTCTATCCAAGTCATAGACAAACGACATCACCTACTAACATGAAGTCAACGTGTTCAAATAAGTACTTTTGAAGATTTTTTACAGCATATGCACATCATCAATAACATTCCAATCATACTTCTTAACCGCTTGCCCTTCACTCAGTTGGAATGAAACAGTGGCATCATCCTTTTCTAACACAGTGCCTTCAATCATTTCACCATTCACAATAAGTGCACACGGATATTGAGGACGTTCCTTTGGTATAGTCAATAACAGGTCTACCCTTTCCTTCAAACCTAAATCTTGAAAGTTTTTCTTGAAATTTGAAAGAGATGATTTATCAAATTCTGTGTCTTTTTTCGCTTTTCCACTTTCCTTTTTAACTCGCATAATTCGTGTAGTTGCTTGCTGCTGTACCTTCTCATTTTTCTTAATTATATAATCTTGCATCTTCGTGTCACCTTGCTCAAAATCAGGCTGGACAATATACAGAAACGGACGATTTGAAGCACTTGTTTTCTTTTTTGCCAAGACCTATCCCTCCTTTTCTACACATCATATGCAACCAATATAGGTAATGTGCCCAAAACTTTATTAACGTTAAATTTCTAGTACAACTAATTCTTTAAAATAGAAAAGAGAGTGAATAAAACCATAATTATTTTTGCTGTTCTCAATCTCTTAGCTATGATAAACTTTTAATTACATAAATATCCAATACTTAATAGTAATTTGATAACACCCTATCGTGAAGATAATAGATAGATTAGGGATAGGACAATAAAGTGTCATAGTTGAAATTTAATAGACATTATTAGGAGGGCAACGATTTTGAGAAAAATAAATGGAAGAGTAGTTGGATTTGAATTGAATAGTCAACAACCTGAAAAAGCTATAGAATTTTACTCTAACGTTTTTGGTTGGGATGTTGCTGAACCACATTGGGATTATTGGTCTGTTTCAACTAGTGAAACCGAGAGAAACGGAATGAATGGTGGAATTGCGAAAGGACCCAATGATTATCCTCATGGAACTCGTATTCAAATCGAAGTAGATTTCATAGACGAAGCGATTTCTTCAGCAACAAAAAACGGGGCTATGATCGTTAGAGATATAATGGAGTTTGATGAGTTTTATCTTGCCTACTTAGTAGACCCTACAGGAATAGGTTTTGGGCTTATTCAAAAAAAGTAATTTCACGCGAGAACATTCACAATCATTCACTAGTAAACAGCTCATAATGAAAAGAGAGCTTGGGATTCCAAGCTCTCTTTTCACGTAACGGCTATTAATAGGTGCGCTTTTATCAATTGTGTTAATTACTCCAACTAATTAATAAGTGTCTACTTCATTAACAATACTCTATTATTTATTGTACTTTGTAACGTTAGTTAGCACGTGATAAAATTTTACGAACTTTCTCAATTGCCCAATCAAGGTCTTCTTTAGAAATAACTAAAGGTGGTGCAAAACGGATAACCGTATCATGTGTTTCTTTACATAATAAACCTTCTTCTTTTAGTAGTTCACAATATTTACGAGCTGGTTCAGTCAATTCAACACCTATGAATAATCCTTTTCCACGTACTTCTTTAATCATTGGATTATCAATTTGACGGAGCTGCTCCATGAAGTAATTACCTAATTCAAGTGAACGTTCATCAAGCTTCTCATCCTCAAGCACTTCTAGTGCTGCAACTGACACAGCACATGCAAGTGGATTACCACCAAATGTTGAACCATGAGATCCAGGGTTAAATACTCCAAGTACATCCTCATCAGCAACAATACAAGAAATTGGGAATACTCCTCCACCAAGTGCTTTACCTAGAATTAAGATATCAGGTGTAACATCTTCCCAATCACAAGCAAACATTTTTCCACTTCGTGCTAGACCAGCTTGAATCTCATCGGCAATGAGCAACACATTATTCTCTTCACATACTTTTTTAGCTTCCTTCAAGAATCCTTCAGGTGGGATAACGATACCTGCTTCACCTTGAATTGGCTCCATCAAAAATGCAGCAGTATTTGGTGTAATCGCTGCTTTCAATGCCTCAATATCACCGTAAGGAATAATATTCATTCCAGGTAACATCGGTCCGAAACCACGCTTATATTCTTCTTCAGATGATAACGAAACTGCTGTCATTGTACGCCCATGGAAATTGCCTTCACACGCAATAATTTCTGCTTGATTCTCTGCTACGCCTTTAACATCGTATGCCCAACGACGTGCTGTTTTAACTGCAGTTTCCACTGCCTCAGCACCTGTATTCATTGGTAGTGCTCTCTCTTTCCCTGTCATTTTACAAATCTTCTCGTACCAAGGTCCAAGCTGATCATTATGGAAAGCACGTGACGTTAATGTTACTCGATCTGCTTGTTCTTTTAACGCTTGAATCAATTTAGGGTGACGATGACCTTGATTCACTGCAGAATATGCACTTAACATATCCATGTAGCGATTACCTTCAGGATCTTCAACCCAGACACCTTCAGCTTTAGCTATTACAATTGGAAGCGGATGATAGTTTCGCGCACCAAATTTTTCTGTTTGTTCAATTATCGAATTTGTATTAGCCATGAAAATTCCTCCTTAAATTCAATTGAAAGGTATGTTTTTCTAGTCCTTCTCAAATATAACTCTTATATATTAAGTGGAACTGCTCTATAGTAGAGCAAATTATATCACTCTCCACCAAAAGTATAACAAGTCTCGTAAACACTTTTATTATTCATCATAAAGTAAGACGAATGAATTTACTCACCTTTTTATACTTGCAAGAAATATGCCAAAAATCTAAATTCAATGACTTTTATTGCACCCTTTTAATATGTACCCTTCATATCACTTTAATCAGGCTAACGTTCTGTCGTTATTCTTTTATTATTAATAGAATTGTTAAAATAAATTCTATTATTCCCCAATGACTCACTCTACCACCAAACGCAAAATAATTTTTCTTATACAAAATATTTTGCGTTTAAGAGCAAAATATTTAAACTATTAACTGCCATTCTTACTTAATGTAATACTTCCATGTACTTTCCGATATAGTATCCTTCATTGAATTATTCTTATGACACAAACCAATAATAAACTTCATATTATATACAAAGATAAAACCTTTTTATTATATGCATGTATCTTAGTTCCTCATTAACAGTGAATTTTTTAATACACAGAACACTGAAGAAATGACAGTTATTCTCGCAACAAAAAACCCTTTGATCATTGATCAAAGGGTTTTATTAATCTGCTTATCGTGCAATAATATTGTAACCAGAATCGACATGGATAATTTCCCCGGTAATACCATTCGACATATTACTCATTAAGAATAGTGCTGTATTACCTACATCTTCTTTTGTTACCGTTTTGCGTAAAGGAGAGCGTTCTTCAATTTCTTTAAGAATTGAATTAAAATCTCCTACTCCTTTTGCTGAAAGTGTACGGATTGGACCTGCTGAAATAGAATTCACACGAATTCCATACTTACCAAGGTCCGCTGCTAAGTATTTCATACTTGCATCTAAAGATGCTTTCGCTACACCCATAACATTATAATTCTCTACAACACGTTCTCCACCAAGGTATGTTAATGTGACGATGCTTCCACCCTCAGTCATCAGATCCTTCGCAGCCTTTGCAACTGCAGTTAAAGAATAAGAACTGATGTTATGAGATAATAAGAATCCCTCACGAGTAGTATTCATATACTCGCCTTTTAACTCTTCCTTTTTCG from Bacillus solimangrovi includes the following:
- a CDS encoding DUF421 domain-containing protein, whose protein sequence is MTYGQTAIELVIGFIALFFTTKILGKSQITQITTFDFISALVLGELVGNALYDDDVRIYRVLFAVSLWTSLILLLEVITQKFKRTRHFLEGQPSIIIRKGEIHKESLKKNKLDVNQLQHLLRTKDVFSLREVEYALLETDGSISILKRSGYATPTRNDFNLPEEKVVLPVTIIIDGEVILDNLQSIGFDEAWLKSQLRSHGAANFSDVMYAEWKEGESIYIEKY
- a CDS encoding TSUP family transporter; this encodes MEDISIYTIVLLFSFGFLAAFIDAVVGGGGLISIPALLFSGLSPSAAIATNKLASSMGSLTSTIAFIRSGHVDFRLVIRLLPLVFCGSLLGAYIVNDVSPDILKPLVLVLLIAVAIYTIIKKDWGSKSTYRKLTWKKASIFALIITLIGFYDGFFGAGTGSFILFAFLIIGFDFVQSAGNAKFLNFGSNIAALIMFIHLDAVVFSYGIPMGIAMVLGAFVGSNFAIKQGVTYVRGLFIIVTVFLIGKNIYDYVSSM
- the fabI gene encoding enoyl-ACP reductase FabI — encoded protein: MFSLEGRTYVIMGVANQRSLAWGIAEALHRAGARLIFTYAGERLEKNVQKLVTTLDRDDSLVLPCDITNDDEINNTFTTIKEEVGVIHGLAHCIAFSKKEELKGEYMNTTREGFLLSHNISSYSLTAVAKAAKDLMTEGGSIVTLTYLGGERVVENYNVMGVAKASLDASMKYLAADLGKYGIRVNSISAGPIRTLSAKGVGDFNSILKEIEERSPLRKTVTKEDVGNTALFLMSNMSNGITGEIIHVDSGYNIIAR
- a CDS encoding YjcG family protein, which gives rise to MKFGIVIFPAKKLQDTVNSYRKRYDPHYSLIPPHVTLKEPFAVNDDEIEQIVQDLRSISKEVDPFSLEVYKAKSFHPVTNTIYYAVKPHESLLSLHESLHSGNFVNEKEFGFVPHITIGQKLSDQEHSDVLGRMNMMNINHEEMIDRFHLLYQLENGSWTVHETFQLGDKKAD
- a CDS encoding TrmB family transcriptional regulator; translated protein: MEEIIQKLQSLGFSQYEAKAYVSLVHQGQTSAYQVSKTSGIPRARIYEILNGLEEQGIVIKNKINDSVQYSPLPVEIFLESAKAKWTDTYDYISDTLKHLEKTEPFVDNKVITLKGKSHILAYCRTILQKAEKKIIVSLWNEMYSELEHELKSKTSNCDLKGICFEVENPLSGLELHRKTSYTKNIGTNKWFILSIDGREMIYGTSINERDTAFYTDDPVHIYLLENYIWHDVLVNRIVKQTEIDMENWIAKERDDFFHIE
- a CDS encoding VOC family protein; protein product: MRKINGRVVGFELNSQQPEKAIEFYSNVFGWDVAEPHWDYWSVSTSETERNGMNGGIAKGPNDYPHGTRIQIEVDFIDEAISSATKNGAMIVRDIMEFDEFYLAYLVDPTGIGFGLIQKK
- a CDS encoding DUF1360 domain-containing protein, whose translation is MTWIEIMMLIFASFRLTRLIVYDQITSFIRKPFHELVEEEDAEGNVETYLEIRGSGLRHWIGELLSCYWCTGMWSTILLVLGIWFLPEIFEFIVFILALAGGAAFLEVIVQKLNE
- a CDS encoding ornithine--oxo-acid transaminase; translated protein: MANTNSIIEQTEKFGARNYHPLPIVIAKAEGVWVEDPEGNRYMDMLSAYSAVNQGHRHPKLIQALKEQADRVTLTSRAFHNDQLGPWYEKICKMTGKERALPMNTGAEAVETAVKTARRWAYDVKGVAENQAEIIACEGNFHGRTMTAVSLSSEEEYKRGFGPMLPGMNIIPYGDIEALKAAITPNTAAFLMEPIQGEAGIVIPPEGFLKEAKKVCEENNVLLIADEIQAGLARSGKMFACDWEDVTPDILILGKALGGGVFPISCIVADEDVLGVFNPGSHGSTFGGNPLACAVSVAALEVLEDEKLDERSLELGNYFMEQLRQIDNPMIKEVRGKGLFIGVELTEPARKYCELLKEEGLLCKETHDTVIRFAPPLVISKEDLDWAIEKVRKILSRAN